The DNA sequence gcctgttgtgatacagcccgggatcaaaccagagtctgtagtgacacatctaaaacagagatgcagtgccttagacctctgcgccactcaggagtaaATCATAGTAATGGCTTGAACAGAATAAATGGATTGGTATTGAACACATCAAATAAATGGTTTCcacgtgtttgataccattcactccattccagccattattatgagccatcctcccctcagcagcctcctgtgcacCCTGTGCATGCTCAAGtgtgggtccttctgtagctcagttggtagagcatggcgcttgtaacgccagggtagtgggttcgatccccgggaccacccatacgtagaatgtatgcacacatgactgtaagtcgctttggataaaagcgtctgctaaatggcatatatatatatataaattagatGGAAAAGAACTTGGGCTCCATAGATGACATGTTGAGAAGAGGACTATATTAATAGACAtatgttgcagagagagagaggatgtgattAGAGGTGCTGCAGTGCAGTCTGTTTggactctgagagagagagagagagagagagagagcgagagagagagaaaggatatgGTAAGATGTGCTGCAGTGCAGTCTGTCTGGAGCTGGAGCCAGAGCCTGCAGTGCAGTCTGTCCTGCTGACCATGGCCAGGCCAGAACGGTGTTACATAAGCCTGTGTCTGTTTACTCTGGAGCTCTGCTGACAGATCTGCAGCCAGCCACTCAGTGACAGGGGAGCTGTACGGTGCAGAACAGTGTGTCAGGCTCTCCTGCAGCGTTTGGGAAAGCACCTGTTGACAGACTGACATCAACACTACTAACCTTCACTGGCTCCTGCAACTGCTATAAATCCAGATTTCTATAATCTACTCAGTTGCATGCTGCACCTAATGACTATGGTAACATACTTTGGTGTTACTTTTTAAGTTGTGATATGCATGGTATGCCTCCTACAACAACTGAACTCAAGTTATTTTGGCATGTTTCCTATTGTATCTAGCTACTAGTCTAGACCTCCAAGTAAGTGTTGGCTGTTTTAGACAGTGGTTGCAGCATACGGAGCCAAAACCCTTTGTCGTCATCACTCCGTTTATCATAGTTGCTATGGCACTGGCTTCTGCTATTACCTGAATCGCCAGATATGAGGCTCCACTTCCCTacatatttatttggacagtgaagctaaaactttTAATTTGGTTCTATACTCcaccattttggatttgagatcaaatgttttatatgaGGCGATGGAACAAAATGTCACCTTTTTATTTAGGGtatttttcatatatatatacagtatgttttaccgtttagaaatgaaagAACTTTGTATGTAGTCCCCCCATTTTGAAGGtatcataagtatttggacaaattcacttagtgtattaaagtagtctaGAGTACAACTCtactctgtaactttctcactcatcaatattcacgattcattcatgattatccgtaatcatggtagcttCCAAATTAATGTACAAATGCTCAGAAACATTCtatattatttacaataaaagtgactccaaaaatacattatttacaattCATTTCTACACAACTGTCCGGAACACCTGGTACTCTCATGCAtgattcagtgttgcttgcctcaaagcgcaCATAggagtaatttagctcgtcttgtaggcttgtgtcactgggcaactCACGGctctgcttccctttgtagtccgtaatagatTGCAACCCCTGCCACAACCGACGAGCGTCGGAGAAGGtgtagtatttgtatttattatggatccccattagctactcttcctggggtccagcaaaattaaggcagtttataccattttaaaacattacaatacattcaacgatttcacaatacactgtgtgccctcaggcccctactccaccactaccacagtaATAAATCCATGTGtttgtatgttatcgtgtgtgtgtgtgtgtgtgtgtgtgtgtgtgtgtgtgtgtgtgtgtctttgccaatgtttgtgttgcttcacagtccctgctgttccatatggtgttttttaaatctaattttactgcttgcgctATTACTTGATGTGTGattagtgatgaagtcaatctctcttccactttcagccaggagagattgacatgcatttTATTAaaattagctctctgtgtaccatccttttttgtggcacctgaccacacgactgtaaggtgcgacaaaactagggcctgtaggacgtGCTTTGTTGATggtgttaagaaggcagagcattgctttattatagacagacttctccccatcttatctactcctgcatcaatatgttttgaccatgacagtttacaatgtagggttactccaagcagtttagtcatctcaacttgctcaatttccacatgatttattacaatatttagttgaggtttagagtTTAGTGAGTGCTTTGTTCCAAAAACAATGCTTTAAGTTtaagaaatatttagggctaacttattccttgccacccactctgaaactaactgcagctctttgttgagtgttgcagtcatttcagtcgctgtagtagctgacgtgttgagtcatccgcatacatagaaactctggctttactcaaagtcagtggcatgtcgttaataaaaataaaaacaagtggcctaaacagctaccctggggaatatctgattctaactggattatatttgataggcttccattaaagaacaccctttgtgttctgttagacaagtaactctttatccacattatagcagggggtgtaaagccataacacatgtgTTTTTACAGCAGCATACTATGCTCACTAATGTCAAAatctgcactgaagtctaacaagacagcccccacaatcattatatcatcaatttctctcagccaatcatcagtaatttgttgtaaatgctgtgcttgttgagtgtccttccctataagcatgctgaaatgctgttgtcaatttgtttactctAAAATAGCATTATCTGGTCAATCACAATTTTTTTCCAGAAGTTCACTAAGGGTTGGTAAcgggctgattggtcggctatttgaaccagaaaagggggctttactattttTGAGTAGCTTCCCTCCAAGCCTGAGGGCAcactctctagtaggcttaaatgaAAGACGTAgaaaataggagtggcaatatcgtctgaTATTATCCCACAGTAATTTTCCATCTAGATTGTtagaccctggtggcttgtcattgttgatagacaacaatatttttttcacctcttccacactgactttacggaattcaaaagtacaattcttgtctttcataatttggtccgttatacttggatgtgtagtgtcagcgtttgttgctggaaTGTCATCCCTAAATGTGCATATCTTGCCAATGGGATTCAATCTGTCCTGTATTTACGCTTTGCCTGTTGATGGTTCTTCGGATGGCATAGCGGGATTCTTATaagggttagagtcccgctccttgaaagtggcagcttaGTCCaaatgttacctgtaatccatggcttctggtttggggtatgtacgtacggtcacggTGGGAACGATGTCATCGATGTACTTGTTGATGAAGCCATTGActgatgtactcctcaatgccatcggaagaatcccgggacatattccagtctgtgatacaGTAGCAAAagagtcctgtagcttagcatctgcgtcatctgaccacttccgtattgagcaagtCATTGGTACTTGCTGCTTTAGTTtttacttgtaagcaggaatcaggaggatagagttatggtcagatttgccaaatggagggcgagggagagctttgtacgcgtctctgtgtgtggagtaaaggtggtctagagtttttttcccctctggttgcacatgtaacatgcttAAACAGATTTaggtttccctgcattaaagtcccaggccaaaaggagcgccgcctctggatgagcattttcttgtttgcttaatgccttatacagcttgttgagtgcagtcttaatgccagcatcggtttgtggtgataaatagacagctacgaaaaacaTCAATGAAAACTCTCtttgtaaatagtgtggtctacagcttatcatgtgatactctacctcaggcgagcaaaaccgcaagacttccttaatattagatttcaTGCACAAggtgttattgacaaatagacacagaccgctGGGGTAGTCTGTGCAAACTAATCTTTCAGGAAgaagctgttctatcttgccgatgtatggaaaacccagccagctgaatgttatccatgttgtcgttcagccacgactcggtgaaacataagatattagagtttttaatgtcccattggtaggatagccTTTATCGGAGCTCATTCAGTTTATTATCCAGTGATTGcatgttggctaataggactaATGGTAGAGGCATGTTACCCACTCACCGTTGGATTCTCCAGACCTACGACCgctatatctccatctcttcttcatgCTAAttacagggatttgggccttgtccggTGTCTGAAGTAAATTCTTCACGTCCAACTTGTTTAAGAAAAAAAATCTTCAtccagtacgaggtgagtaatcactgaCCTGATATCGAGATGCTATTTTCTGTTGTACTAGACAGTGCCAGAAAAATTtggtacaaaataagttacaaataatgcaaaataacacacacaatagcacaattggttaggagcctgtaaaacggcagccatctcctccggctcCATTATTAtcttcccagcacaaggtgcacttgtgtaatgattatgctgtttaatcagcttcttgaaatgccacacctgtcaggtggatggattatcttggcaagggagaaattctcactaacagggatgtaaacacatttgtgcacaaaatctgaatgaaataagctttttgtgcatatggaacatttctgggatcttttatttcagctcatgaaacatgggaccagcactttacaggttgcgttaatatttttgttcagtgtacttatgacaccttcaaatgAGGGGACTAGATgcataaagtgctttcatttctaaacggtaaaaccgatatgtatgaaaataccttCAAATAAAAATGTGCGattctgtactgtcgcctcatTCGAAacatgtatagagtatagagccaaattaaaGAATTGAGCTTCACTGTGCAAATAAATAGTCAGTTTAATATTTACCAAACTTCAAGGTTTTGTAGATATCTCTATTACATCATAACCTTTGCTGATCTTTATGTATGATAATGACTCTTATCGTGCTGCTATCAATTGGCATATTTTACATGTTTGGACAAATTGTTTACTTGCATCACACAATTTACAAGCTGTAAATGATTATGAATAAATGCAATGTTATGGATAGAAGAAGAAAGACATCCTTGTTTAGTTTTTCTGTGCGCGTGCCCGCGCTCACCTTCTCTTGTTTGCCATGGTCCCTCCAGTTTTTGAATAGCCCTGGGAATGGCTCCAACTTGCTTTGTTAACACAGGGCCCTCGACACACACAGCCAGTGACCCTGAGAGCAGGAGCGGTCTGGAAACACCACTGAGAGGGGCCCTGCAGGGGGAGGATCTCAGAGGGGAGGTAGACATGCGAGTGAAAAAGCCGTGCGAATGAGAAGAGGGAGATACCAAATATATATGTTTACCCTTTTTTCTCTTAATTGGTGTATCTCTGATAAGAGCAAATAGTTGACGCAAACAAGTTAAAAACATCACTTCTTTCTGTTTCAACTGTGTTTTCAATTTGATTTGCTGTTGAGATTTTGTTCTGCCTCTTTGAGCTTTAGCGTCTTCAAGGAACTTCAGAGATAGGAAGATCCCACTGGGCAAACACTGGTTGAAGATTTCCTAGGTGACCTCCAGAATTTATTTGTGTTGATTATGGGACCACCCAGTCTATTCCTCTCTTATTTAATCATACTCAAAACCTCATGCTGTAAGTGGAACGTGTCCCCGCTGGCCTGGATAAATGATGTAACTCCAAATCTAAAACACTAATGACATTCGAAGGAGACCCCTTGTGAGTTTCACAATCAAACAAGTGTGTTGTGCTTCACTGTCTCCCTCATTGGCTAGGAACACCAGCTGTGTCTAGGTCTAAAAGCATGGCATACACAGATGTCAGAGGGCATCGTTTTAATGGAAAGGCCTGCCTAGAGCAGAGTGACCAATGCCAGCCTCTTTCTCCCTGGTCTGAGTTTGGACCTCTGCTTGGGTGTAATAAGTAATATTGGGCCACTGACAGGCTGAAAGTGGATAGCATTCAGAGAGTTTGACATTTTACATGTCAGAAAAGCTCCTTGAAGTCCATGCCCAGAATGATTCCTTTCTTCCATGTGCTTACATCTCCATCTGCTGGACATTTTTGTATATCACTAAAAGTAGTACATTTAATCCGTTTTAATAGCAACACTGAAGTCTAAATGACATGACATACGTGTCATATTTTCCTATAAAATAATGAAAGACATGATTTAATGATATTTACTGAAATTGGATAGCGGGCTAATATACTCTGCCCTAAACTATGAGTGGTTAACTTTTTTTGTAAACTCTATTTGATAAATAATTGCAATACTATAACCTTGGTCTAATTTACAAACTGCAATTGTATGTATTTATTGCGCATGCGCAACCTTTCACGGCAAAGTGAACCAAGATGGCGGCTGTTGTTGAAAATGTTGTAAAACTGTAAGTAGCTATGTTCTTTCCCCCTAGCTTGTTAAAGTATGCACATGTGTTTTACGTTTAAATGTAAAGGTCGGTGGTAACAGAAACATGTAAATGGTATCGTAAATTGTCTGAGATGTTCTGTAAAAGAACCGAATAACTCAGTTTTCAAACTGTCAGTACTCGTAGCTAAACTGACCTGCTATGTCAAGTGTTTTTGTATAATGGACACTTTGAAATTAACCAAGTGTCATCATTATATAACCAAACGGTGGGCACTAGTGAGCAAATGTACACGAATAACTGCATATCCGCAACTCTATCCATAATCCTAATTCCACGCGAGTTTGAAAACACCCACGGTGAGAGAGATTGGATGGTGACATGTTAGTTTACAATCATTAGCATGTTAGCTGGCTACTTGGTTATTAAGTTCAGTTAGCTGCAAAATTAGTTCAAATCCTGGTGTTCAATCAGTATTATGAATATATCTGCTGACACTGTCTGCATTCGTGGTCCTGGGATGCTTTCATGTGGAAATGGAATGCATGTTTTTTTTGCTTTCCAACAGAAAATCCATGTCACCACAATGCATTAGTCACTATGACGAACGTCCTTGAGGCATTGTTAAAACTAGCTTTTGCCAAAAGATTAGAGTAATATGAATCAGATGTTCTTCAATACAAATTCTACCAATAAAAAAGAAAATGACCATGGCATGCAATGCAACAAATGTTTCAAACTCGTGAACCGCTGTGTGTTCATCACGGAAACCATTTACAGTTTACGAAGCAAACAGAGCAGGGAAGGAGGGACCTACCAGAAGTTGTCCAATAGAAATCTCGTTTTCTTTGTAAAATGTTTTCTTTAGGCTTAAACCGTTTCGCAACAGAACCTgtgtaattttttatttaacctttatataactaggcaagtcagttaacaaattcttatttacaatgatggcctagtgggttaactgccttgttcaccgGCAGAACAACattttgtatcttgtcagctctgggatttgggCCAGcagcctttcagttactggcccaatgctctaaccactaggctacctacttcCCCAAATAATACAAGTAATACACCCCTGTTGTCTCTCATAGACCTCTTTCCATACCCACTTTCCCGAAAGCTTCTGTATCCCTTTGCCTAAAATAGATTTGATTGTCTTAGTGCTACGAAGCTTTGAAGACAGATTTATGTAAGTAAAAAATAGATTTCACTCAAGCTGATTCGTGTTGAAAAGCTGAGCCAGCAGAGGCTGCTGCTCCCAACCAGGCAGACCGCTGTTGCCAAGCCAACAAAAGAGCAACTGCTGACATTCTCAACAGTGACTGAGTTCAGGGACACAATGATGTAGTCTGCTTGCCTGCCTCCCCGAGGTGCCAGCTTAAACAGGACCAAAAGGTTTTTAGCTGTGGCTGTGATAGATAAAGACTTTGAAGTTTGAACAATTTTAAGCCTCTTTTACAACACGCTAGAGCAGTAGAATTTAGACATGATTTGTTTTTAGAGGTGGTAGGACACATACCATACCAACCTCTTTATGGTAGAGATACATTACAGGTACTGTCAGTTGTTGAACTGATGCATGAAGGTTTATTTATTTAGATCCTTTTGCAGaagcagcagttactcttcctggggtccacagtAATGTATCATTCTTATAACAGTATACACAGGCAGTGTGTTTCCTGGTGCTAACTTGTCCCTGGCCGTTCCTCTCGTGTGTGGGTGAAGGCTGGGAGAGCAGTGCTACAGAGACGCCATGGAGCAGTGCCATAACTACAACGCCCGGCTATGTGCCGAGAGGAGTGTCCGAATGCCCTTCCTGGACTCTCAGACTGGAGTGGCGCAGAGCAACTGTTACATTTGGATGGAGAAGAGACACAGGGGACCAGGTAAATACATTACACATCTACACAAATTGAAGTCACATACAGTATTTCAACTACTGAGTTCACAGCCTGGAGTAGTAGGCTATATGAGTTTTTCCAGTACACATTTATGTTATAGCCCTGGACACACCTCATTCAACCTGTCAGGGGCTTGATGATTACTAGAATCAAGTATGCTTGTCTAGGCCACAACGGAAACTtctactgttgggggtactggaggaccggagtTGTTAAACACTTGGCAGTACCATTCATCTTCTTCTCATGATCTGGAGACGAAAACAAAAGAGATCACTGTAGTTCAAGCACTTGGTAGAAATTGTGTTCACCTATGTTTCCAACcacaccagtgtgtcggaggaaacaccatacagctctagccacaaggagtcgcttgagcacaatgggacaagaacatcccagccagccaaaccctcccttaacccagacgacgctgggccaattgtgtgagTCGGCTCAtaggtctcccggtcgcggccggctgcgacacagcccgggatcgaactcggatctgtagtgacgcctcaagcgtGCCTTAGGCCGCTGCGCCACTCCGGAGGCCATAAAGTGAAAGTTAATGTCTGTTTTATAGGTCATCATAAATGTCTAGGTACGTTAGTGTGcatcttctgtcctctctcaggAGTGGCCCCAGGACAGCTGTACACCTACCCATCCCGCAGGTGGAGGAAGAAACAACGAGCCCTCCCCCCAGAGGATCCCCGGCTGGTCTTCCCCCCTCTAAAGTCAGGTACGTCCTAATCATGGGATACTGGTCAGCTTAATAACACTATAACTGTGTTGACATGTTTGTGTGCCCCTCTGTGCCAGAGTTCTCTGTTGGTTCTTCACTCCTTTGTAAAGGTTGTTTGTGGTTCTCCCTGTCTGTAGAACTGGACTTGGGTTTTAAGAAGGATGCCCTGTCATCATCTGATGGCAGCAGTCTGGAAGCCCTGCTGAAGGGGGAACCCCTGGATAAACGGGGTCCTCCGGAGCTCCATGGGCCAGAAGAGGAGTCCAGTCTGGCAGACTACACTTGTGGGGAAGTTACTCCTGCAGCACGCGTCAGAAAGGTACCGTAGCATGCTCTGGTTGGAGGGATCGTGTGATACATAGCATGGTTTACAGTTTATTACTCCTCCAATGACATTAGATACTACAGCAACATGCATTCTTCTGTCTATACAGAGAGTCCTGGAGCCAGATGACTTCCTGGATGACTTGGAGGATGAGGACTATGAGGAGGACACTCCCAAAAGAAGAGGCAAAGGAAAGGGAAAGGTGAGTGAAGCTATTCTAAAGCAATAATTATTGTTGATGTTACATTTTGCATTACATTTAGcatagtcatttagcagacgctcttatccagagccacttacagttaGAGACTCACTTTACTCAATGTTACAGGCATGTGATTTGAAATGGTGACTGTGTCCTCTGGCACCATGTCTGTACCTATGATATTGAATATGATGGTGTGTTTGTCCTTAGGGTCGTGGAGTGAGCAGTGCCAAGAAGAAGCTGGATGCTGCGGCGGCTGCACTGGAGGACAAGGACAAGCCTTACTCCTGTGACAGTGAGTCCCAGCAGGGCTTTGGAGGAGAACAGTGGGAGTGCAGATGGCTTTGGAGGAGAACAGTGGGAGTGCAGATGGCTTTGGAGGAGAACAGTGGGAGTGCAGATGGCTTTGGAGGAGAACAGTGGGAGTGCAGATGGCTTTGGAGGAGAACAGTGGGAGTGCCGATGGCTTTGGAGGAGAACAGTGGGAGTGCCGATGGCTTTGGAGGAGAACAGTGGGAGTGCAGATGGCTTTGGAGGAGAACAGTGGGAGTGCAGATGGCTTTGGAGGAGAACAGTGGGAGTGCAGGTGGCTTTGGAGGAGAACAGTGGGAGTGCAGATGGCTTTGGAGGAGAACAGTGGGAGTGCAGATGGCTTTGGAGGAGAACAGTGGGAGTGCAGATGGCTTTGGAGGAGAACAGTGGGAGTGCAGATGGCTTTGGAGGAGAACAGTGGGAGTGCAGATGGCTTTGGAGGAGAACAGTGGGAGTGCAGATGGCTTTGGAGGAGAACAGTGGGAGTGCAGATGGCTTTGGAGGAGAACAGTGGGAGTGCAGATGGCTTTGGAGGAGAACAGTGGGAGTGCAGATGGCTTTGGAGGAGAACAGTGGGAGTGCAGATGGCTTTGGAGGAGAACAGTGGGAGTGCAGATGGCTTTGGAGGAGAACAGTGGGAGTGCAGATGGCTTTGGAGGAGAACAGT is a window from the Oncorhynchus keta strain PuntledgeMale-10-30-2019 chromosome 6, Oket_V2, whole genome shotgun sequence genome containing:
- the LOC118385082 gene encoding uncharacterized protein LOC118385082 isoform X46; its protein translation is MAAVVENVVKLLGEQCYRDAMEQCHNYNARLCAERSVRMPFLDSQTGVAQSNCYIWMEKRHRGPGVAPGQLYTYPSRRWRKKQRALPPEDPRLVFPPLKSELDLGFKKDALSSSDGSSLEALLKGEPLDKRGPPELHGPEEESSLADYTCGEVTPAARVRKRVLEPDDFLDDLEDEDYEEDTPKRRGKGKGKGRGVSSAKKKLDAAAAALEDKDKPYSCDSESQQGFGGEQWECRWLWRRTVGVQMALEENSGSADGFGGEQWECRWLWRRTVGVPMALEENSGSADGFGGEQWECRWLWRRTVGVQMALEENSGSADGFGGEQWECRWLWRRTVGVQMALEENSGSADGFGGEQWECRWLWRRTVGVQMALEENSGSADGFGGEQWECRWLWRRTVGVQMALEENSGSADGFGGEQWECRWLWRRTVGVQMALEENSGSADGFGGEQWECRWLWRRTVGVQVALEENSGSADGFGGEQWECRWLWRRTVGVQMALEEGLLSLLPRNSLVGKRTVGCFSLLKLSSLAD
- the LOC118385082 gene encoding uncharacterized protein LOC118385082 isoform X23 codes for the protein MAAVVENVVKLLGEQCYRDAMEQCHNYNARLCAERSVRMPFLDSQTGVAQSNCYIWMEKRHRGPGVAPGQLYTYPSRRWRKKQRALPPEDPRLVFPPLKSELDLGFKKDALSSSDGSSLEALLKGEPLDKRGPPELHGPEEESSLADYTCGEVTPAARVRKRVLEPDDFLDDLEDEDYEEDTPKRRGKGKGKGRGVSSAKKKLDAAAAALEDKDKPYSCDSESQQGFGGEQWECRWLWRRTVGVQMALEENSGSADGFGGEQWECRWLWRRTVGVPMALEENSGSADGFGGEQWECRWLWRRTVGVQMALEENSGSADGFGGEQWECRWLWRRTVGVQMALEENSGSADGFGGEQWECRWLWRRTVGVQMALEENSGSADGFGGEQWECRWLWRRTVGVQMALEENSGSADGFGGEQWECRWLWRRTVGVQMALEENSGSADGFGGEQWECRWLWRRTVGVQVALEENSGSAGGFGGEQWECRWLWRRTVGVQMALEENSGSAGCFGGEQWECRWLWRRTVGVPMALEENSGSADGFGGEQWECRLLWRRTVGVQVALEENSGSADGFGGEQWECRWLWRRTVGVQMALEEGLLSLLPRNSLVGKRTVGCFSLLKLSSLAD
- the LOC118385082 gene encoding uncharacterized protein LOC118385082 isoform X15, with the protein product MAAVVENVVKLLGEQCYRDAMEQCHNYNARLCAERSVRMPFLDSQTGVAQSNCYIWMEKRHRGPGVAPGQLYTYPSRRWRKKQRALPPEDPRLVFPPLKSELDLGFKKDALSSSDGSSLEALLKGEPLDKRGPPELHGPEEESSLADYTCGEVTPAARVRKRVLEPDDFLDDLEDEDYEEDTPKRRGKGKGKGRGVSSAKKKLDAAAAALEDKDKPYSCDSESQQGFGGEQWECRWLWRRTVGVQMALEENSGSADGFGGEQWECRWLWRRTVGVPMALEENSGSADGFGGEQWECRWLWRRTVGVQMALEENSGSADGFGGEQWECRWLWRRTVGVQMALEENSGSADGFGGEQWECRWLWRRTVGVQMALEENSGSADGFGGEQWECRWLWRRTVGVQMALEENSGSADGFGGEQWECRWLWRRTVGVQMALEENSGSADGFGGEQWECRWLWRRTVGVQVALEENSGSADGFGGEQWECRWLWRRTVGVPVALEENSGSAGGFGGEQWECRWLWRRTVGVQVALEENSGSADGFGGEQWECRWLWRRTVGVPMALEENSGSAGCFGGEQWECRLLWRRTVGVQMALEENSGSADGFGGEQWECRWLWRRAYSLYSLGTLLLGSGQSVVFHS
- the LOC118385082 gene encoding uncharacterized protein LOC118385082 isoform X36; this encodes MAAVVENVVKLLGEQCYRDAMEQCHNYNARLCAERSVRMPFLDSQTGVAQSNCYIWMEKRHRGPGVAPGQLYTYPSRRWRKKQRALPPEDPRLVFPPLKSELDLGFKKDALSSSDGSSLEALLKGEPLDKRGPPELHGPEEESSLADYTCGEVTPAARVRKRVLEPDDFLDDLEDEDYEEDTPKRRGKGKGKGRGVSSAKKKLDAAAAALEDKDKPYSCDSESQQGFGGEQWECRWLWRRTVGVQMALEENSGSADGFGGEQWECRWLWRRTVGVPMALEENSGSADGFGGEQWECRWLWRRTVGVQMALEENSGSADGFGGEQWECRWLWRRTVGVQMALEENSGSADGFGGEQWECRWLWRRTVGVQMALEENSGSADGFGGEQWECRWLWRRTVGVQMALEENSGSADGFGGEQWECRWLWRRTVGVQMALEENSGSADGFGGEQWECRWLWRRTVGVQVALEENSGSADGFGGEQWECRWLWRRTVGVPVALEENSGSAGGFGGEQWECRWLWRRTVGVQMALEENSGSADGFGGEQWECRWLWRRAYSLYSLGTLLLGSGQSVVFHS
- the LOC118385082 gene encoding uncharacterized protein LOC118385082 isoform X41, giving the protein MAAVVENVVKLLGEQCYRDAMEQCHNYNARLCAERSVRMPFLDSQTGVAQSNCYIWMEKRHRGPGVAPGQLYTYPSRRWRKKQRALPPEDPRLVFPPLKSELDLGFKKDALSSSDGSSLEALLKGEPLDKRGPPELHGPEEESSLADYTCGEVTPAARVRKRVLEPDDFLDDLEDEDYEEDTPKRRGKGKGKGRGVSSAKKKLDAAAAALEDKDKPYSCDSESQQGFGGEQWECRWLWRRTVGVQMALEENSGSADGFGGEQWECRWLWRRTVGVPMALEENSGSADGFGGEQWECRWLWRRTVGVQMALEENSGSADGFGGEQWECRWLWRRTVGVQMALEENSGSADGFGGEQWECRWLWRRTVGVQMALEENSGSADGFGGEQWECRWLWRRTVGVQMALEENSGSADGFGGEQWECRWLWRRTVGVQMALEENSGSADGFGGEQWECRWLWRRTVGVQVALEENSGSADGFGGEQWECRLLWRRTVGVQVALEENSGSADGFGGEQWECRWLWRRTVGVQMALEEGLLSLLPRNSLVGKRTVGCFSLLKLSSLAD
- the LOC118385082 gene encoding uncharacterized protein LOC118385082 isoform X22; protein product: MAAVVENVVKLLGEQCYRDAMEQCHNYNARLCAERSVRMPFLDSQTGVAQSNCYIWMEKRHRGPGVAPGQLYTYPSRRWRKKQRALPPEDPRLVFPPLKSELDLGFKKDALSSSDGSSLEALLKGEPLDKRGPPELHGPEEESSLADYTCGEVTPAARVRKRVLEPDDFLDDLEDEDYEEDTPKRRGKGKGKGRGVSSAKKKLDAAAAALEDKDKPYSCDSESQQGFGGEQWECRWLWRRTVGVQMALEENSGSADGFGGEQWECRWLWRRTVGVPMALEENSGSADGFGGEQWECRWLWRRTVGVQMALEENSGSADGFGGEQWECRWLWRRTVGVQMALEENSGSADGFGGEQWECRWLWRRTVGVQMALEENSGSADGFGGEQWECRWLWRRTVGVQMALEENSGSADGFGGEQWECRWLWRRTVGVQMALEENSGSADGFGGEQWECRWLWRRTVGVQVALEENSGSAGGFGGEQWECRWLWRRTVGVQMALEENSGSAGCFGGEQWECRWLWRRTVGVPMALEENSGSADGFGGEQWECRLLWRRTVGVQVALEENSGSADGFGGEQWECRWLWRRTVGVQMALEEGLLSLLPRNSLVGKRTVGCFSLLKLSSLAD
- the LOC118385082 gene encoding uncharacterized protein LOC118385082 isoform X31 — protein: MAAVVENVVKLLGEQCYRDAMEQCHNYNARLCAERSVRMPFLDSQTGVAQSNCYIWMEKRHRGPGVAPGQLYTYPSRRWRKKQRALPPEDPRLVFPPLKSELDLGFKKDALSSSDGSSLEALLKGEPLDKRGPPELHGPEEESSLADYTCGEVTPAARVRKRVLEPDDFLDDLEDEDYEEDTPKRRGKGKGKGRGVSSAKKKLDAAAAALEDKDKPYSCDSESQQGFGGEQWECRWLWRRTVGVQMALEENSGSADGFGGEQWECRWLWRRTVGVPMALEENSGSADGFGGEQWECRWLWRRTVGVQMALEENSGSADGFGGEQWECRWLWRRTVGVQMALEENSGSADGFGGEQWECRWLWRRTVGVQMALEENSGSADGFGGEQWECRWLWRRTVGVQMALEENSGSADGFGGEQWECRWLWRRTVGVQMALEENSGSADGFGGEQWECRWLWRRTVGVQMALEENSGSAGCFGGEQWECRWLWRRTVGVPVALEENSGSADGFGGEQWECRWLWRRTVGVPVALEENSGSADGFGGEQWECRWLWRRTVGVQMALEEGLLSLLPRNSLVGKRTVGCFSLLKLSSLAD